The DNA sequence GACCCTGAGGAGGATGATTTGTTCGACGTCTTTCGAGATCTCGATTTTCGCCCGGTCGATCTCGTGGATATCGGCCTCGTCGCCTTCTTTATCTATTGGATTCTGCATCTCATTCGCGGCACCCGGGCGGTTTACATGCTCGTCGGTCTGGTCGTCGCCGTGAGCATGTACTGGCTCTCGTCGTTCGGGGAGCTCTATACGGTCAATTGGATTCTTTCGAATTTCTTTGGAAGCCTCTTTCTGGTCATCGTCGTCATCTTTCAGGACGACCTCCGCCGGATGCTCACCCGAATCGGCCATACGCAATGGATCTATTCCCTCGGTCCTTCTCAGGAGAATCAAGTCATCGAAGAGTTGGTGAAAACCTCGGTGTCGCTTGCGAACAAGAAAATCGGAGCGCTGATCGTTTTGGAGCGCGATGCCAACGTTACGGAATACGTGGACGTGGGCATCACGCTGGACGCGGTGGTCTCGAAGGAACTGATCACCAGTATTTTTCTGCCAACTTCGCCGTTGCATGACGGCGCTATTGTGCTTCAAAAAGGGAGGCTCACGGCGGCGGGCTGCTTTCTTCCGTTGACGATGAACCCCAGCGTCGGCGTGGAAGT is a window from the Bdellovibrionota bacterium genome containing:
- the cdaA gene encoding diadenylate cyclase CdaA is translated as MFDVFRDLDFRPVDLVDIGLVAFFIYWILHLIRGTRAVYMLVGLVVAVSMYWLSSFGELYTVNWILSNFFGSLFLVIVVIFQDDLRRMLTRIGHTQWIYSLGPSQENQVIEELVKTSVSLANKKIGALIVLERDANVTEYVDVGITLDAVVSKELITSIFLPTSPLHDGAIVLQKGRLTAAGCFLPLTMNPSVGVEVGTRHRAAIGLTEETDSVAIVVSEEKGWISLVVDGRITKGLDGAALRKMLIKYVQPQVTPLRRLWAQWTRPKPEQT